The Williamwhitmania taraxaci genome includes a window with the following:
- a CDS encoding site-specific integrase: MESYSAKIYSREDFKRKDGTNPLYLRITINRKTKKFSLGISVKSSYWDKKNGKVRKGDPAHFNKNLTLESCLKRAEEILFEYRINRKQLTFDAFDVAYQVPHSQKTLSFIDYATEYVESMYRNNGSYDTYRTRKSCISKVKQFAKGDISLTSIDLAFLQRFEEHMNIVDGNSQSSRARIFAFMKAVINKAINEELIADNIFRKFKFSAQDGTREYLTNDEVLKLKAIHYSPNTHKTIKTALVPFLFACYTGIRFKDISELRFKHIIHVSENGTSKSYLQFVMHKTKEAIQIPLSNMALELIPNKTFDEDKLFKVYTNQPLNRYLKEAMDLVGITKTITFHCARHTFATQLLDAGVHLETVRKLLGHNDSKTTQIYAKTSLKSKESAIDALNKCFEEVDSNTSK; this comes from the coding sequence ATGGAAAGCTACTCAGCAAAAATCTATTCTCGAGAAGATTTTAAGAGAAAAGACGGAACAAATCCACTCTACCTAAGAATTACTATTAATCGGAAGACCAAAAAGTTTTCGCTTGGTATTTCCGTTAAGTCCAGCTACTGGGACAAAAAGAATGGTAAGGTAAGAAAGGGCGACCCAGCCCATTTCAACAAGAATCTGACCCTTGAATCATGCCTTAAACGAGCGGAGGAGATTCTCTTTGAATACCGAATAAACCGGAAACAGTTAACCTTTGATGCTTTCGATGTTGCCTATCAAGTTCCGCACAGCCAGAAAACCTTGTCATTTATAGATTACGCAACGGAATATGTGGAGTCAATGTATCGAAATAATGGTTCTTATGATACCTATAGAACTCGTAAATCATGTATATCCAAGGTAAAGCAATTTGCAAAGGGTGATATTTCTCTTACAAGCATTGATCTTGCATTCTTACAGCGATTTGAAGAACACATGAACATTGTGGATGGCAATAGCCAATCGTCGAGGGCAAGAATATTCGCCTTTATGAAAGCAGTAATAAACAAGGCAATAAATGAAGAACTGATCGCTGACAATATTTTTAGAAAGTTCAAATTCTCGGCACAGGATGGAACAAGGGAATACCTAACAAACGATGAGGTCTTAAAACTAAAAGCAATTCACTATAGTCCCAATACGCATAAAACGATCAAAACAGCCTTAGTTCCCTTTCTTTTTGCATGCTACACGGGTATCCGATTTAAGGATATATCTGAGCTTCGCTTTAAGCACATTATTCACGTCAGTGAGAATGGAACAAGCAAGTCGTACCTACAGTTTGTAATGCACAAAACTAAAGAGGCAATTCAAATACCCCTTAGCAATATGGCTCTTGAACTTATACCCAATAAAACATTCGATGAAGACAAACTATTCAAAGTTTATACAAACCAACCACTTAACCGTTATCTTAAAGAGGCAATGGATTTGGTTGGCATTACTAAGACAATAACTTTTCACTGCGCTAGACATACTTTTGCAACGCAATTGCTTGATGCAGGGGTTCATCTAGAAACCGTGAGAAAACTACTAGGTCACAACGATTCGAAAACCACACAGATTTATGCCAAAACCTCACTAAAATCTAAGGAAAGTGCAATTGATGCACTTAACAAATGCTTCGAAGAGGTAGATAGTAATACATCCAAGTAA
- a CDS encoding PspC domain-containing protein — MEKIIHATVGGVSFQLEENAHHSLSAYLSDIRKHLTGRKDASEITEDIEARIAEILVELNDGSTKPISFDIVGKVIERVGLPDQIEFGDEPTTKENAEPRERYSRRLYRNGTNRVFAGVCSGLGTYFNTDPILFRVAFIILFVFPILKHHWFNGFGILLYLILWVVVPKAKSHRQLMEMNGKPFDINGVKSSVAQEFKEASGSMKARTGHGGFLEKLGLFLGELLMAIVKVLKVFIKVIFAIFSLIFITVGVILVIALFMLMFVDAGGSLVTNMTTHCDIYIRELAAIFVGTDGFWGVTIPATALILIPTLGLIYLGLRLAFRFKANDRLIGYSALGLWFAALIVGTFFSISEIKEFKKNSWVKTNQSITAQKTDTLIIRANDMALIDDCCDFNSRNDDDSDDLPFFLYSDGKTLLRLANLNIENGKDQPISAWLDRFACGENKPEAIVNAEAVDISVTQDGTTLNLDPVITFSKTNKWRFQKGTINLTLPEGSIVYFDANTKKLLDNSPYSHTYVSGYMSGKYYEMTENGLREIARKE, encoded by the coding sequence CGATATTAGAAAGCACCTAACCGGAAGGAAAGATGCCTCTGAAATTACAGAGGATATTGAGGCGCGAATTGCCGAAATATTAGTGGAACTAAACGATGGTTCCACCAAGCCAATATCCTTTGATATTGTTGGAAAAGTAATCGAACGCGTTGGCCTTCCTGACCAAATTGAGTTTGGAGATGAACCCACAACTAAAGAGAATGCGGAGCCAAGGGAACGGTATTCCCGAAGATTGTACCGCAACGGAACTAACAGGGTATTTGCGGGAGTTTGTTCCGGACTTGGCACCTACTTCAATACCGACCCAATTCTGTTCCGTGTGGCCTTCATTATCCTGTTTGTTTTCCCAATACTGAAGCATCACTGGTTTAATGGATTTGGCATTTTGCTCTATCTCATTTTGTGGGTAGTTGTTCCAAAGGCAAAATCGCATCGCCAGCTAATGGAGATGAATGGTAAGCCATTCGACATCAACGGTGTAAAAAGTTCGGTAGCACAGGAGTTCAAAGAGGCATCGGGCAGCATGAAAGCCCGTACCGGACATGGCGGATTCTTGGAAAAACTGGGACTTTTCCTAGGTGAACTTCTCATGGCCATCGTCAAGGTTCTGAAAGTTTTCATTAAGGTAATTTTTGCCATATTCTCCCTAATTTTTATTACCGTAGGAGTAATACTCGTAATTGCGCTATTCATGCTAATGTTTGTTGATGCAGGTGGTAGTCTAGTAACCAATATGACTACCCATTGCGATATTTACATTAGAGAGCTTGCCGCAATTTTTGTGGGAACCGATGGATTCTGGGGCGTTACTATTCCTGCCACCGCGCTTATTCTAATACCAACACTGGGGCTCATTTACCTTGGTTTGCGGCTGGCCTTCCGGTTCAAAGCCAACGACCGACTTATTGGCTACAGTGCACTTGGGCTCTGGTTTGCAGCGCTAATTGTGGGCACATTCTTCAGCATCTCGGAAATAAAAGAGTTTAAGAAGAACAGTTGGGTAAAAACCAACCAAAGCATAACAGCCCAAAAAACAGACACCCTAATAATCCGTGCCAACGATATGGCATTGATAGACGACTGCTGCGATTTCAACTCCCGAAACGATGACGATTCGGATGATCTACCATTTTTCCTTTACTCCGATGGAAAAACCCTACTTAGGCTAGCGAACCTGAACATAGAGAACGGGAAAGATCAGCCCATCTCGGCTTGGCTCGACCGGTTTGCCTGTGGCGAGAATAAGCCAGAAGCAATTGTAAATGCTGAGGCAGTGGACATTTCGGTTACACAGGATGGAACCACCCTCAACCTCGACCCCGTGATAACCTTCTCCAAAACCAACAAGTGGCGGTTTCAGAAGGGAACCATCAACTTAACACTTCCCGAGGGAAGCATTGTTTACTTTGATGCCAACACGAAAAAATTATTGGACAATTCGCCCTATAGCCACACCTATGTTTCGGGCTATATGTCAGGCAAATACTACGAAATGACGGAGAATGGGCTAAGAGAAATCGCTCGAAAAGAGTAG